DNA from Drosophila suzukii chromosome 2R, CBGP_Dsuzu_IsoJpt1.0, whole genome shotgun sequence:
CTCATCTGTCTAACCGTAACGCTGGGGACCACGGTTCCGGTGGGCTACTTCTTCGGGGTCCTCAATTCGCCGGCGGAGATCATCAAGAAATGGTGCCAGGACATCCTTGCGACCGAATACGACACCATCGTCACCGCAGGCCAGCTGGACATCCTATGGACGAGCATTGTGTCCATCTACCTGATTGGAGGCATCTGCGGATCCTGCTTCAGCGCTCTGCTCAGCGACAAATATGGCCGGTAAGGGGTTTTTCAGTGACCaaaaatataaccaaaatttgttttaatatttgcaTATGCTTATCGGCATTCAAGATTTGAAATTGGGAATAGTTCAAGTCGTTTTGCACTTTATTTTCGAGTACCTCgattatcagatacccgttactcagcttaatggagatatgcaagcagcaaagcgagattaaaatgcgccacctaccggcggtagacagatttaagcgttatgggcgttagagtgggcgtggcgaatttatttttggatcaatcgataggtattgacgagaccaatacatttcagctaacattttttatctagcatgaaaattgtctGCGTCACatgtttgggcggtttgtgggcgttaaagtgggcgtggcaaactttttttaagtcaatcgataggtattgatgagaacaatacatttcagttacaatttttattctagcataaaagctgtagaagccacagctttgggcggtttgtgggcgttagagtgggcgtggcactctgctgaaacaaacttgcgctgcgtaagaagctcaggaatctgcacgccaaatctagcctagctcttatagtttccgagatctcagcgttcatccggacagacagacggacatacggacagacggacatggctagatcgactcggctagtgatcctgatcaaaaatatatatactttatggggtcggaaacgcttccttctgcctgttacatactttccgacgaatctagtatacccttttgtctatgagtaacgggtataaaaattggTTCTTTAGAAGATACctatgttaaaaaatatgtattcaAGAAATGTCTTAGGCTAGTCATGAAAGATATAGAAGATTAACCTCCTCTTTTACTTCCAGCAAGGGTTGCTTGCTCATCAGCGGGGTGCTCTTCGTGATCTCCGGCATCCTTTTCACCTGGTGCCGTGCGGCCAAATCACTGGAAATGTTGATGACCGGCCGCTTCCTGGGCGGCATCGCCTCCGCCCTGATCTTTACCGCTCAACCCATGTATCTGCTGGAGTCCGCTCCCTCAGAGCTCAGCGGCAGCGTCGGAGTGTTCACCTGCATCGGTGTAACAGGGGGAATCCTCCTCGCCCAGGTGTTCACTCTCTCCCACTTGCTGGGCAACGAACGCTTGTGGCCGTATGCTCTAAGCTCCTACAGCCTCTTGGTGATGGCATCACTGCTGCTCCTTTGGTGGTTTCCAGAGAGCCCTCGATGGCTCTACCTGCACAAGCGGGATTCCGCGGCCAGTGAGCAAGCTCTGCTCCGTTTGCGTGGAAAGAACGCGGAGGAGGAAGTGCGGCAGGAACTGGCCGAGATGAAGGCCACCCTGGAGGCCAAGACTAGCTCCGAACCTAGTTCCTTGTGCTCGGTGCTGGGTGACAGGGAACTGTGGCTTCCACTTCTGCTGGTCTGCTCCTTCCAAGCTTCCCAGCAGTTAAGTGGCATCAATGCCGTGagtttattaaatatattatatttaaaatttcattATAATATCAGATTCCCTTTGCAGATATTTTTTTACTCGCTCTCTATTCTGACGAATGCGGGCTTCTCAGAAGGAGCAGCCACTTGGTTGAACCTGGGAATTGGGATCTTTAATTTGGGTACGTCTCTCCTGGGACCACTTCTCATCCACAGGTTTTCGCGTCGCCCTTTGATGATGATTTCCTGCTCCACTTGTGCTCTCGCTTTGTTGGCCATGTCCCTGGGACTCTTCTTTCTGGAGAAATCCGGCAGCACGATCCTCATCTACTTCTGTGCCGCCTTCATCCTTACTTTCATTCTGGGCTTCCAGCTGGGTCTGGGTCCCATTGCGTACTTTATTGGCTCAGGTTGGTATACCTTACCAAAACTAAGACCAAATTACTATATAAATCTACATTATGTTTTACCTTATGAACACAGAGCTTCTTGAGGACTCCCCTCGCCCTGTGGCCATGTCGATGGGCAGTCTGTTCTCGTGGATCGGCAACTTCCTCGTGGGCATGTGCTTTCCCCTGCTCCAGAGTGTCTGGAGCTCCTTTGCCTTCATCCCCTGCATGTGCGTGTGCATCTACTGCCTGCTTCTCACCTGGCGCTACCTGCCGGAGACACGTGGTCGGGAGCCCAAGGACGTCAAGCCGCTGATGAGCAATGGCCTCGCCTCGAAGCGGAACTAATGTGTCACATTACCCATTCGTAGAGAATAAAACGAGCTGAACTTTCAAAGAAACTTTTGGACTTGGTTTCAATTCATTAGTGAGAAAATTTAATGGAACTTAATTTAGTTAGCTAACTATTGATGAACAAGTCAAGCCCGGGTTATTATTTCACTGGACTTAAGAAAAAACAGAGTTATTTCTGGTGCACATTAAATGGGAACATAAGGACCTAAGATTACTAATCGGTGACCCAGAGCTATTTTTAAGCTTTCATATATTTGTTGTCTGATTTACCGTTTCTTActgtttttttataaatacaataaaggattaaagattttaaaaatgttaaaaatggATACCAATAAGTTAGATATTATCTAGCTCCCGAAATCCACCCACTAAAATTAACAGCACTAAAGAATGCTATACAAATTATAGAGATGACTGTCGCCAAATGTCAGTATTTCGATTAAATCATTAGGAAATAATATGAATACATAGCTTTAGATCAAAGAACACTACCTTAAATTTTGGTATGGCCGAGGGGAAGCAGGGCTGGACGACCTTGCTGATGTTCATCTGTGTGTGCATCACCGTGGGCACCGTCATCCCCATCGGCTATGCGTTCGCCGTGGTTAATGCTCCATCTACGGTGGGTCACACGGAATTTTAGCTATAGCCCCAACTGAAGAGCACCTCCAGTTCATTAGGTCGTGGATAATGGAATCGGCTCTAACCCGGTATTCATCGCGGCTGGGCGAGTCCCAGGTGACGATAATGATGTCGGCCGTGGTCTCCATATTCCTGATCGGCGGCATGCTCGGCGCTCCATTCGCCCCCATCTTCAGTGCCCGACTGGGCCGTCGAGGCATATTGGTCCTCAGTGGGATGCTGATTCTGGTATCCTGCATCTGTCAGCTATTCTGCCGGATGGCAAACTCAATTGAAATGCTTTTGCTGGGTCGACTGATCGGAGGACTGGCTGCCGCTCTAATCTACGCGACGCAGCCCATGTATCTTGTTGAGCTGGCTCCGGCGGAGCTAAGTGGCAGTGTGGGTGTGTTTACCTGCATCGGGATCACCGGAGGCATCGTTTTGGGTCAAGTCATAAGCTTTAATTTTGTTCTGGGCACAGAGAAATTATGGCCCTACGCCCTTGCTGGTTCCGGGATATTCGTGATAATCGGACTAGCGCCCATCTTTTGGTTCCCTGAGAGTCCCCGCTTCCTGATGTCCCAGGGCAGGAGGGAGAAGGCCAGGGTTGCGTTGATGCGTCTGCGGAGGGATGAGGCACGAGTAAACGCGGAGATGGCCGAGTTCGAGGTCACCTCAGAGGCAGAGGGTCAAAAGATCACCATGAAGGAAGTGCTCTGCAACAGCAAGCTCAAGATGCCTCTGATTATCGTGAGCTCCTTTCACTTCGTCCAGCAGATGAGTGGCATAAATGCGGTTGGTAGTCCTAAACATAACAAATGTTTAACCATGGATAACTGACCAGTAACTAGAGTTGTTCTCTACCCTCTTCTCCATTGCTAGATTTGGTTTTACTCCGTGGACATTTTCACCCAATCCGGATTCACTTTAGCGGTGTCTTTGTGGCTTAACTTCGCCTTGGGATTCCTGAACTTTGTAGTGGCCCTCGTGGGTCCCTTGATAATGAGGAGGGTAAACAGACGCCTCATGATGATGCTGTCGTGTCTCTTCAGTGCCATCTTCTTGACCCTGCTTGTCGTAGGCCTTAAACTAATGGTAAACTTGTATTTCTGTCATGCACACATAAAATTTTCGTTCGTAAAATTGACCAATGCACATAGTTTAGTAACTATAAATAATTGTACAACGGGAATTAGTTTTCATGTTTTATTTTGacggtaaaaaaaaatttgttacCGGCTTGCACCAGCAAgttgttatataaaataatcgGTTTAATAATCGCTCACACCGGCATCTGTTAGCTAAGATTGAATAAATGCACGAAATACAATTCCGAACTGGGTCTAGCGTCTCGTACCCCTAGACTACCAAACGCTGAAAAGTTAAGACTTTACTTTAAACATATATCCTCTAAAAACTTCAACATACTTCAGCCAGTAGCTGAAAAAGGGCAATTTGAAAATTATCTTTTAGATTTCCCTTATAAATTACCATGCTGCAGTAACGTAtctttgaattttataaaaattatataagtATATACATGTTTACTATAAAAGAATTCACTAATTCAATGGGTTGGGtctattttacatttttttagcaACCATTAAAATTGATTGAGTAAAATTGACAATTTTATGGTTGGGGACCGTTTAATACTATATTGGTCAATTTTACCAATcgatttttttgtgtgtgggGCTTCAACATACATCGTTTATTTTCACCCACAGTTATCCATAAAAGAGTTCTCATTCGTCTGCATTGCCTTCCTGTCGCTGTATATCCTGGCTTTTAACGTGGGTCTGGGGCCCATTCCTTACTTCATTGGTTCAGGTTGTAATCCACCGCGATGTCCAACTTGTTGCTTATTTTTTCCGACTCCACAGAGATCTTTGAGCCGGCGCCGCGCCCTTTGGCGATGGCTTTTGGAAGTTTTTTTAACTGGTTCGCTAACTTCCTGCTTGGCATGATGTTTCCCATCCTGAATGCGGTGATTGGACCGTATGCTTTCCTAATTTGCGCCGCGTTCTGTGTTTACGGATTCCTGCTCACCTGTCGCTATTTGCCGGAGACAAGAAACCGCGAACTCAAGGACGTGGCGCCGCTGATGGAAAACGGCTTCAGGTCCAAGATAAAGTAGGAGGTAACTGGAAGTGCACGACCAGGTTCGAGATCTTTCTGTACGCTCTTGATGGCATCAATCTAATCTTTAACGTATGACATATCCTAGATCTTAGCGCCCAAATAGTTCAGGAAGGTTCATGCTGAATTGTCAATTTTAAAATGGATAATTAATTTACATGCGATAGTCTACTTTGTGCTTTGAGcctgaacatttttttaacattatTATTTTACTGCAGCATTTAACGGCTTTTTGTGTATCGGAAACAAATTCTTCGAATCAGaaacttttaaatttcttgtaaataaaattgtaaTCGTTCTTAAGGTCGTCAACGAGGGATTATGAAAAATGGATAGTCAAACCGATGCTTTCGTTCCTAGTATTTTAATTCTAATGTTGCATACATATGTAATACATTTAATATGTTTTCTACTTAATTCCATGAAATACTTTTGAAATGCTTctgaattttatttataaattaagaaAAGTCGATTAGGCCATTTTGGGGATACGACTATAAAAAAATCGCTCCTAATGCTCTACCTCCAGGTGGTGTGGAGAAGAGCATATCTATTTTCTCTATTTGCAGATCACCATTACCCGCATTTTCCTGCAAACACCTACACCATAAGCAAGTATTAAAGttcattatttaaagaaaaaaccTCTCCCAATTCTTACACTATTCTCCAGAGGGTTCAGGGTTTAGATGTATAAAACTACACGTTGGAGCTGTCCCACAAAACTATCCATAACGAAACCTAGTTCAATTGCACTGTGACGAATGTCTAATCCAAGCCGATTATCACGATCATGTAAGGATAAGTCCCATTTTCAGGTTAACCACATATATTTACCCAAGTTATTACCTACAGTTCAAATGATCAGCTCCCCAGCTGCCGCTGGAGCCGACACGTAAAGGATAACAGTATCTTGTGTCCACTAAACACCAGAAACCGGATTTGGACCTAATTTTTCCGGACCTACGAATAACATACGATTATTTAGTAATTATATATATGGCATTCTAATTTTAACCACGCGTCCTGTGGTTACCAATTCTTGCTGACCTGTCGCTATCTGCCGGAGAAAAGAAACCAAGGATGGGCGCCGCTGATGGAAAACGGCTTAAGGTCCAAGAGAAAGTAGCAGCTAACCGTGGAAATTCACGATCAGGTTCGAGATCTTTCTGTACGTTCATGAACACATTTTTATAATCTTGAAATTTATGACATATCTTAGATCTTAGTGCCAAAATAGTTTAGGAAGGTTCATGCTgaaatgacattttttaaattgatatttcatttatattgGATAGTCTAATTTGGGTTCTTAGCTTGAAAACgttttttaaacattattaTGGTACTACAGTGTTTAAGGGCTTTTTTGAGTATCGGAAACAAATTCTTCGCAACAGACAGTCTTGAAATTTCTTgtaaatgaaattaattagcagtatttttttattttaataatcaAATTCCCAACTTTTCAGGGACTGCAAGTAAAGATTACTGATCTgtttttcaaacaaaaaatgaaGGAAAATGAAAATTCCATTTGGGGCAtgatttttacatttttaatatttaacattatttttgttttttttttaattgtcttAGAAGTAATGATTTTTTGTTATACGAACAAGATTATTTTCTTTAACACTCTTGATTTTCTCAATGAGGTTGCGCTTGTTGCTAAAACTGGTATCAGCAATTTAACTACTAAATGTGGAAAGATCTTATTTAATTCCTAATATATGTGTAGGGCATGCATATATCAGCATAGATCGCCTCCCTGTGAGAGAGGAATTCCTCTCTTTTT
Protein-coding regions in this window:
- the sut2 gene encoding solute carrier family 2, facilitated glucose transporter member 3 isoform X1 — encoded protein: MRFIFGLALGVPALLHSSIAMVVVMHVTPPRVNGWTPLLLLICLTVTLGTTVPVGYFFGVLNSPAEIIKKWCQDILATEYDTIVTAGQLDILWTSIVSIYLIGGICGSCFSALLSDKYGRKGCLLISGVLFVISGILFTWCRAAKSLEMLMTGRFLGGIASALIFTAQPMYLLESAPSELSGSVGVFTCIGVTGGILLAQVFTLSHLLGNERLWPYALSSYSLLVMASLLLLWWFPESPRWLYLHKRDSAASEQALLRLRGKNAEEEVRQELAEMKATLEAKTSSEPSSLCSVLGDRELWLPLLLVCSFQASQQLSGINAIFFYSLSILTNAGFSEGAATWLNLGIGIFNLGTSLLGPLLIHRFSRRPLMMISCSTCALALLAMSLGLFFLEKSGSTILIYFCAAFILTFILGFQLGLGPIAYFIGSELLEDSPRPVAMSMGSLFSWIGNFLVGMCFPLLQSVWSSFAFIPCMCVCIYCLLLTWRYLPETRGREPKDVKPLMSNGLASKRN
- the sut2 gene encoding solute carrier family 2, facilitated glucose transporter member 3 isoform X2 codes for the protein MRFIFGLALGVPALLHSSIAMVVHVTPPRVNGWTPLLLLICLTVTLGTTVPVGYFFGVLNSPAEIIKKWCQDILATEYDTIVTAGQLDILWTSIVSIYLIGGICGSCFSALLSDKYGRKGCLLISGVLFVISGILFTWCRAAKSLEMLMTGRFLGGIASALIFTAQPMYLLESAPSELSGSVGVFTCIGVTGGILLAQVFTLSHLLGNERLWPYALSSYSLLVMASLLLLWWFPESPRWLYLHKRDSAASEQALLRLRGKNAEEEVRQELAEMKATLEAKTSSEPSSLCSVLGDRELWLPLLLVCSFQASQQLSGINAIFFYSLSILTNAGFSEGAATWLNLGIGIFNLGTSLLGPLLIHRFSRRPLMMISCSTCALALLAMSLGLFFLEKSGSTILIYFCAAFILTFILGFQLGLGPIAYFIGSELLEDSPRPVAMSMGSLFSWIGNFLVGMCFPLLQSVWSSFAFIPCMCVCIYCLLLTWRYLPETRGREPKDVKPLMSNGLASKRN
- the sut3 gene encoding solute carrier family 2, facilitated glucose transporter member 7 isoform X4; translation: MAEGKQGWTTLLMFICVCITVGTVIPIGYAFAVVNAPSTFIRSWIMESALTRYSSRLGESQVTIMMSAVVSIFLIGGMLGAPFAPIFSARLGRRGILVLSGMLILVSCICQLFCRMANSIEMLLLGRLIGGLAAALIYATQPMYLVELAPAELSGSVGVFTCIGITGGIVLGQVISFNFVLGTEKLWPYALAGSGIFVIIGLAPIFWFPESPRFLMSQGRREKARVALMRLRRDEARVNAEMAEFEVTSEAEGQKITMKEVLCNSKLKMPLIIVSSFHFVQQMSGINAIWFYSVDIFTQSGFTLAVSLWLNFALGFLNFVVALVGPLIMRRVNRRLMMMLSCLFSAIFLTLLVVGLKLMLSIKEFSFVCIAFLSLYILAFNVGLGPIPYFIGSG
- the sut3 gene encoding solute carrier family 2, facilitated glucose transporter member 3 isoform X2; the encoded protein is MAEGKQGWTTLLMFICVCITVGTVIPIGYAFAVVNAPSTFIRSWIMESALTRYSSRLGESQVTIMMSAVVSIFLIGGMLGAPFAPIFSARLGRRGILVLSGMLILVSCICQLFCRMANSIEMLLLGRLIGGLAAALIYATQPMYLVELAPAELSGSVGVFTCIGITGGIVLGQVISFNFVLGTEKLWPYALAGSGIFVIIGLAPIFWFPESPRFLMSQGRREKARVALMRLRRDEARVNAEMAEFEVTSEAEGQKITMKEVLCNSKLKMPLIIVSSFHFVQQMSGINAIWFYSVDIFTQSGFTLAVSLWLNFALGFLNFVVALVGPLIMRRVNRRLMMMLSCLFSAIFLTLLVVGLKLMLSIKEFSFVCIAFLSLYILAFNVGLGPIPYFIEIFEPAPRPLAMAFGSFFNWFANFLLGMMFPILNAVIGPYAFLICAAFCVYGFLLTCRYLPETRNRELKDVAPLMENGFRSKIK
- the sut3 gene encoding solute carrier family 2, facilitated glucose transporter member 3 isoform X1 produces the protein MAEGKQGWTTLLMFICVCITVGTVIPIGYAFAVVNAPSTFIRSWIMESALTRYSSRLGESQVTIMMSAVVSIFLIGGMLGAPFAPIFSARLGRRGILVLSGMLILVSCICQLFCRMANSIEMLLLGRLIGGLAAALIYATQPMYLVELAPAELSGSVGVFTCIGITGGIVLGQVISFNFVLGTEKLWPYALAGSGIFVIIGLAPIFWFPESPRFLMSQGRREKARVALMRLRRDEARVNAEMAEFEVTSEAEGQKITMKEVLCNSKLKMPLIIVSSFHFVQQMSGINAIWFYSVDIFTQSGFTLAVSLWLNFALGFLNFVVALVGPLIMRRVNRRLMMMLSCLFSAIFLTLLVVGLKLMLSIKEFSFVCIAFLSLYILAFNVGLGPIPYFIGSEIFEPAPRPLAMAFGSFFNWFANFLLGMMFPILNAVIGPYAFLICAAFCVYGFLLTCRYLPETRNRELKDVAPLMENGFRSKIK
- the sut3 gene encoding solute carrier family 2, facilitated glucose transporter member 7 isoform X5, with protein sequence MAEGKQGWTTLLMFICVCITVGTVIPIGYAFAVVNAPSTFIRSWIMESALTRYSSRLGESQVTIMMSAVVSIFLIGGMLGAPFAPIFSARLGRRGILVLSGMLILVSCICQLFCRMANSIEMLLLGRLIGGLAAALIYATQPMYLVELAPAELSGSVGVFTCIGITGGIVLGQVISFNFVLGTEKLWPYALAGSGIFVIIGLAPIFWFPESPRFLMSQGRREKARVALMRLRRDEARVNAEMAEFEVTSEAEGQKITMKEVLCNSKLKMPLIIVSSFHFVQQMSGINASCSLPSSPLLDLVLLRGHFHPIRIHFSGVFVA
- the sut3 gene encoding solute carrier family 2, facilitated glucose transporter member 3 isoform X3 yields the protein MRSPWLMLHLRSWIMESALTRYSSRLGESQVTIMMSAVVSIFLIGGMLGAPFAPIFSARLGRRGILVLSGMLILVSCICQLFCRMANSIEMLLLGRLIGGLAAALIYATQPMYLVELAPAELSGSVGVFTCIGITGGIVLGQVISFNFVLGTEKLWPYALAGSGIFVIIGLAPIFWFPESPRFLMSQGRREKARVALMRLRRDEARVNAEMAEFEVTSEAEGQKITMKEVLCNSKLKMPLIIVSSFHFVQQMSGINAIWFYSVDIFTQSGFTLAVSLWLNFALGFLNFVVALVGPLIMRRVNRRLMMMLSCLFSAIFLTLLVVGLKLMLSIKEFSFVCIAFLSLYILAFNVGLGPIPYFIGSEIFEPAPRPLAMAFGSFFNWFANFLLGMMFPILNAVIGPYAFLICAAFCVYGFLLTCRYLPETRNRELKDVAPLMENGFRSKIK